In a genomic window of Plutella xylostella chromosome 16, ilPluXylo3.1, whole genome shotgun sequence:
- the LOC119693801 gene encoding zinc finger protein 593 homolog, whose translation MPYKRKKYHHGDTHLARRWRVRNRTKDLDEIDVDLKEENSEKLLNQSVDLDLPGAAQHYCLHCARYFIDDKALKDHFKTKVHKRRLKALELEPYSIEESERAAGYGNFKKAEKRKIVTQNTEKPVATDQDGDTVIEDISPTKKQKIDDAT comes from the exons atgccATACAAACGCAAGAAGTATCATCATGGTGATACTCATTTAGCACGTCGTTGGAGAGTTCGTAACAGGACGAAGGATTTAGATGAGATAGACGTGGACTTGAAAGAAG AGAATTCTGAGAAGCTCTTGAACCAGAGTGTGGACTTGGACCTTCCTGGAGCTGCACAGCATTACTGCCTGCACTGTGCGCGCTACTTCATTGATGACAAAGCGTTGAAGGATCACTTTAAGACGAAAGTGCACAAACGGCGACTAAAAGCACTAGAACTAGAGCCGTACAGCATAGAGGAGTCGGAGCGGGCCGCTGGATACGGCAATTTCAAAAAAGCAGAGAAAAGAAAGATTGTTACACAGAATACTGAAAAGCCAGTAGCCACAGACCAGGACGGAGACACTGTGATTGAAGATATTAGCCCCACAAAGAAGCAAAAGATTGATGATGCTACGTAA